Sequence from the Clostridium butyricum genome:
GCTTTTGGTCATCTATTGGTATTCTTATCTTTTCATCAAAAATGTCTTTTCCATATTCACACGAAGTATTACAGAATATATACCACTTTTTATCTTCTGGTATTATAGGAAGTTCATAAACATGCATTTCCCAATGCATGTTTATTGCCATATATATGAATGTATCCTCTTCAACTTTATACTTCTCTTTTTCTTCAACATACATAATGGCAAGTGAAAGATTATCATTCGAAACATTGAAACTCCATGGTTTTTCACCATGCCATGAAAGTTCAGGATATCCTGTCTTATTGTTTTTCATATCATATGTGGAATTTTTTAATACTGGATGAGATTTTCTAAAATTTATCATAGCTTTAAAATAATTATATATATCATCATATATTTTTAAGTTATCCCAATTAATCCATGAGATCTCATTATCTTGACAATATGCATTATTATTTCCAAATTGTGTATTACAGAATTCATCTCCACACAAAATCATGGGTATACCTCTACTCATAAGAAGAATAGTTATTGCATTTTTTATCTGCTTCTTTCTTAATTCATTTATGGAAACATCATTTGTTTCACCTTCAAAACCACAATTCCAGCTATTATTATCATCAGTTCCATCCATGTTATTTTCACCATTTGCTTTGTTATGCTTTCCATTATATGAAACTAAATCATATAACGTAAAACCATCATGACATGTTATAAAGTTAATAGATGCATTTGAAGTTCTTTGGCTATATAAATCTTGAGAACCTTCCATTCTTTTCATGAATTCAAGAGCTACATTATCACCTTTTAAAAATTTTCTAACAGTATCTCTGTATTTTCCATTCCATTCTGCCCATCTTCCCCATGAAGGAAAATTCCCAACCTGGTAGAGTCCTCCAGCATCCCAAGCCTCTGCTATAAGCTTGCTCTTTGACAAAATAGCATCATGTGCAAGAGTTTCAAGAAGAGGTGGATTCTTCATTGGAGCACCATTTTCATCTCTTGATAAAATTGAAGCAAGATCAAATCTAAAACCATCTATATGATACTCCGATACCCAATATCTTAAGCAATCAAGTATATAATTTCTAACAATTGAATTATTACAATTTAACGTATTTCCACATCCACTAAAATTATAATATTGTCCTTCTGGATTTAATAGATAATATGTCTTGTTATCTATTCCCCTATAAGATATATATGGTCCCTTTTCATTACCTTCTGCTGTATGATTAAATACAACATCTAGTATTACTTCAATTCCAGCCTGATGAAATTTTTTTATTAAATTTTTAAGTTCATCTGCTTCCATTCCATATTTTCCTGTAGCGGCATAGCCAGCTTTTGGTGCAAAAAAATTTACTGTACTATATCCCCAGTAATTAAGCAGTCTTTTTCCATCAATAGTTCGTGCATTCTCAAGTTCATCAAACTCAAATATAGGAAGAAGTTCTATGCAGTTAATACCAAGATTCTTAAGATAAGGTATCTTTTCACTTAAACCAGCAAAAGTTCCACCATGCTTTAGACCACTTGATGAATGTTTAGTAAAACTCCTTACATGAGTTTCATAAATTATTAGTTCTTCCATAGGGGTTTCAAGAGGCTTGTCTCCATCCCAATCAAAATCATCGTACATAATTTTTCCCCTATGTTGAAATTTATTCTCTTCATCAATTTCTTCGCACCATATACTTCTTCCCGAAACAGATTTCGCATATGGATCAAGAAGATATTTTTCTTTATTAAACCAAAATCCTTCAGATGGTGAAAATTTCCCATCCATTCTATACCCATATTCTACATTTTCATAATCAATATCAAAAACGATCATTGAAAAAACGTCACCAATTCTAAATTCATCTGGGAATGGTATTATTGCATATGGTTCCTTTTCCCTTTTTCTAAAAAGAACAAGTTCACATGATGTAGCATATTTTGAAAACACAGAAAAATTAACACCATTAGGAACAATAGATGCTCCATATGGCAGAACCTTTCCTATTCTATATTTAATTCCATCTTTTTCATGAGTAGGATAGCTATCAACACGTATCATTTATGATCCTCCCCTTATTTTTGAATAACTTTTAATGCTCAAATCCTTTGAAAATATTACTAAACCCAGTCATTTCCATAACTTCTTTAACTTCTTCAACTAGATTTACAATATTCATATGTCCGCTTTTCATCTTTATGCTTTTTCCTATTGTTAAAAGTGTCCTTAATCCTGCACTTGAAACATATGAACATTTGCTCATATCTATTGTTATATCACTTTCATCTTTTATTACATCTAAGATTTTTTCAGTGACCTCATTACTTGAATTGCTATCGAGCTTACCTTTCAGTTCTATATATTTTTTATGGTTAACATCCTTTATACTTACTTCCACACTAATCACAACCTTATTTACAACATTATTAATTTCATCTTATTATTCCATTTTAAATTAAATCTACCTATACTAGATTATGGCCACATAAAATTAAAAAATTCAATTTATATTAAATTAATTATTTTTTCTTTATTTAATGTTCATTATCAATTATAACACATTTTTTTAAATTTCTACCAATGTTTTTTATAAAGTGACACAATACAATATTGTCTTTTAATATAGAATTTATTTATATTATATCCTCATATAATAATTATTCATTAACACAAGATTTTACCACACAATATCCTCTTACAAATATATCTTTATTGTTTTCTAATTTATAATACGTTATCTAATTTCCTATTATAATTTATTTATTTATTTATTTAGATGATATGTCAAATTATAAAATTGTTCATACCCTAGTAATTTTATTCAAATAATTATAGATACGCAATATACAAAAAACTGGGGCTGTATCAAAACAATTTTGATACTAGCCGATAAAAAAAGAGAATTCATAAATTTGAATTCTCTTTTTTGCGCATAATATTAATATGAACACTAATAATATTATACCTATGCATCAAATAGGTTTCCCAATAAATATAGAAAATATTATATCTGATAGTGATTCAGTAAGAGTGCTTTATGATGTTATGGAGGGATTAGATTATTCAGAATTAAATAGAACTTACTCTACTATTGGTAGAAATCCAGCACTTTTACCTAAAACTATGTTTGCAATTATAGTTTATGGATATATGGAAGGAATATATTCAAGTCGTGCTCTTGAAAAGGCATGCAAAAGAGATATAAATTTCAAATGGCTTTTACAAGGTCAACTACCACCAGGACACAATTCTATAGATAGATTTAGACGTGAACGATTAGCTGGTTGTATAGAAAATTTATTTAATCAACTTGTGAAAAAACTTAGAGAACTTAATGAAATTCAATTTAAAAATATTTTTATTGATGGAACTAAAATCGAAGCATCTGCAAATCGATATACTTTTGTTTGGAAAAAATCTATTGATAAATTTGAAGATAGACTACAAAAGAAAATAAAAGAAAGCTTAATAAAAATGAATCATGATTTGAATTTATGTCTTATTATTACTAATGCTAAAATATCAGTTCAAGATGCTAATTATATTTTAGATAGTATCAGAATTATGATTGAAGCCAATAATATTGAATTTGTTTATGGAAAAGGTAAAAGAAAAAGTAAATTCCAAAGATATACTGAACAACTTAATGAATTTATTGAAAAGCAAAATAAATATAATGAATACAATAGCATTTTTAATGGACGAAACAGTTTTTCAAAAACAGATCATGACGCAACTTTCATGCATATGAAAGAAGATCATATGAAAAACGGTCAATTAAAACCAGCATATAATATCCAAATAGGGGTAGAAGGTGAATATATTGTAGGAGTAGACATTTCAAGTGAAAGATCTGACCAGCTTACTTTTATACCATTTTTAGATAGATTAGAAAAGAATTTAAATCAAAAATATGAATCCGTAACTGCTGACGCAGGATACGAAAGTGAAGAAAATTATGCATATCTTGAATCTAAGAAACAAGAAGCTTTTATTAAACCTGCAAATTATGAAAAGTCAAAGACAAAGAAATTCAAGAGTGATATTAGTAAGAAAGAAAATATGTACTATAACACAGATGAAGATTACTACATTTGTGCATCTGGTAAAAAAATGCTTCTAAAAGGAACAAAAAAGAAAAAAACAAAATCTGGATATGAAACTACTGTTAGCATCTATGAATGTGAAGACTGTGATGGCTGTGAATATAAGAGTAAATGTACGAAAGCAAAAGGTAATAAACAAATACATGTGGCTAAAAATTTTATGCGTCTAAGAACAAATTCACTTAAAAACATCACTACACCTAAAGGAATACTTTTAAGAATGAACAGATCAATTCAAGTCGAAGGAGCATTTGGAGTTATTAAACAAGATTATGGTTTTAGAAGATTTTTTATGCGTGGAAATATTAAAGTTCGTACTGAATTTTTGTTAATGGCGTTTGGTTATAATGTTAATAAATTGTACCATAAAACCATTCAAAATCGTAACGGTGAGCTGCTTCATAAGCAGCAAGCTTCGTAATTTTAAATATATAGTTAAAATATGGATAATAATGTTTATCCTTTATTTGTGTTATTTCAAAATAAAATATTTGGAAATATATACATGAATAAAATTTACGTTTATAAGAATAGGCTGTATCAAATTGAATTTAAAAAATTTCAATTTGATACAGCCCCAGTTTTTTTATATAAATTACGCTGTAACTTCTTCTAATTGCTCACTTTTACCATCAACAATAAAGTTTACAATTTTCTCTCCTACTGGAAGACATAATTGTATGAATGGTCCGATGGATATTAATGAAAGGACAGTTCCTATACCAATTGTTCCGCCTAAGAAAAATCCCCCAATTAAAAATACTGCATCAAGGCATATTCTAACCCATCTATACTCAACTTTAGTTTTATCTACAATAATGAATGGAACTATGTCATTTGGTGCTACACCTAAATTACTAGCAGATAAAACTGAAAATCCTACTGCTATTATAAAACATCCAAACACTACTAATAACATTTTTACAAATAAATTATAAGATTCTACTGGGAAATATGACATTATTTTTATACCTAAATCAATAATTGGCCCTACACCTACTACGCATATTAATGTTCCAATATTAATACGTTTTCTTTCCGTGCATAATATTATTGCAAACATTACTATAAGTATAATCATATTAGCTACACCAGGTGTTACTCCCTGATTCCCTGATATCATATTGACAATTGTACTATCTTTTAAAAATGTATTATCAAGTGTCGTCGCCAGTCCTTGTGTGAAAACAGTAAAAGTATCCGAACCGATGTTAGTCTTTAAAAATAAAGCTACTCCTAACTGAATAATACTCATTCCTATAAAGAATAATATAATTCTTTTAACTAAATTAATTCCATGTTTCATTTTTCTCTTCCTTTACTATGTATATTGCTACATCTATTTTCATATTTAATAAATAATAAAAGCAGACTAATAAAAACTAGTCCACTTTTATTATTCTACAATCAAACAGTCATTTTGTCAAACGTTTGCGCATAATTTTTTAAATTTTTTCATCCAAATACATTCATATTCCTTCATTTATACTCATTTTTTACCAATATATAATTATATTTACTCACAATCTGTATCATCTAATTTCACATTTTCTAAGTAATCTATAAACTCTTTTGTTTTTGACCAATATTTTATTCCCCAATTGTCAAAATTCCATTCTTCCATATAATCATTACACTCATAATCTATATAGTAAAGTACATCATCTTTCACTACAAAATTTGTAGGAAAATAATCTATATTAGTCTTTGATGCATATAAAACCCTGCACATTTCTTTAACATCATCAATATAACAGTCCTTCATTCTATCATTTAAAATAATATCAAAAATAGTATCACCTTCAATAAATTCTTTTAATATCCTTTCTTCTTTTATATCTACGTCTATCATCAACGGCATTCTTATTCCAATTTTCTTTAATCTGTCATAATCATTTAATTCACTTTGTATCTTATCTCCAAACTTATAATAAGGACACGGTTCATGATGTATCTGTTTCAAAACATAATATACACCTTTATTTTCTACTAAATATGAATATCCACCCTTTCCTTTTCCAAGTAACTTGATAATCTTATAATCATTATTATTAACATTCATATTATTTCACCTCACAAAAAAGACTTTCTATAATAATAGTATATTTATATATACCTTATCATAGAAAGTCTTTTTATATTATTTATTTTTTTCACTATTAAAAGATAATACAGAGCTTAAGAAAATAGTTATGCAAACCACACTTGTAGTAGATATTATAATACTCATTATTTTTGCCAATACTGTTACAGGTACAATATCACCATATCCTATGGTTGTAAAAGTTATTATTGTATAATAAAATAAATCAAAATTATTTGGATTTCCAGTATATGAATTAATATCTGCACTGTTTATAAAACAAACAGCTAAGAATAAATTTAAAATCATCATTATCAAAATGAGTATTGCCAATGTTGTTGTACTTTTAAAATTTCTATATTTCTCCAAATGAATATTTATGTGTTCTGGATTTTTTATTATTTTTATAAGAACCCTTAAATTCATCATATAACAAATTGCTACGCCTATCAATCCTATAAAATAGCACTCTTCAAACTGTTTAGGAAATACAATAAGTACCGTAAAATAGGTATTTAATACGAAATAACTTATTAGCAAATCATACTTAATATTTGAATCTTCAACTTTACTCAAAAGTTTAAAAATCATTGATGATGATAAAAGGACATATCCAACAGCAAGATATAGCATAAAAATCATTGCAATTATAATTATAATTTTTATAATTAAGTTTATTAGATTATTTGAACTAAAATTAATATAAATACTCACAGCGGAAATTACATTAAAACTCATAAATATTTGAGCTAAAATGAGCAATGCTGTTTGAAGAATACTTCCAATACTTGTTCTTGTTATGTCTTTAAACAACCCTAAATAATAATGTGTTATTTCAATTATAAGAATCTTA
This genomic interval carries:
- the glgX gene encoding glycogen debranching protein GlgX, with translation MIRVDSYPTHEKDGIKYRIGKVLPYGASIVPNGVNFSVFSKYATSCELVLFRKREKEPYAIIPFPDEFRIGDVFSMIVFDIDYENVEYGYRMDGKFSPSEGFWFNKEKYLLDPYAKSVSGRSIWCEEIDEENKFQHRGKIMYDDFDWDGDKPLETPMEELIIYETHVRSFTKHSSSGLKHGGTFAGLSEKIPYLKNLGINCIELLPIFEFDELENARTIDGKRLLNYWGYSTVNFFAPKAGYAATGKYGMEADELKNLIKKFHQAGIEVILDVVFNHTAEGNEKGPYISYRGIDNKTYYLLNPEGQYYNFSGCGNTLNCNNSIVRNYILDCLRYWVSEYHIDGFRFDLASILSRDENGAPMKNPPLLETLAHDAILSKSKLIAEAWDAGGLYQVGNFPSWGRWAEWNGKYRDTVRKFLKGDNVALEFMKRMEGSQDLYSQRTSNASINFITCHDGFTLYDLVSYNGKHNKANGENNMDGTDDNNSWNCGFEGETNDVSINELRKKQIKNAITILLMSRGIPMILCGDEFCNTQFGNNNAYCQDNEISWINWDNLKIYDDIYNYFKAMINFRKSHPVLKNSTYDMKNNKTGYPELSWHGEKPWSFNVSNDNLSLAIMYVEEKEKYKVEEDTFIYMAINMHWEMHVYELPIIPEDKKWYIFCNTSCEYGKDIFDEKIRIPIDDQKHIVVNPRSIIILLGK
- a CDS encoding YczE/YyaS/YitT family protein: MKHGINLVKRIILFFIGMSIIQLGVALFLKTNIGSDTFTVFTQGLATTLDNTFLKDSTIVNMISGNQGVTPGVANMIILIVMFAIILCTERKRINIGTLICVVGVGPIIDLGIKIMSYFPVESYNLFVKMLLVVFGCFIIAVGFSVLSASNLGVAPNDIVPFIIVDKTKVEYRWVRICLDAVFLIGGFFLGGTIGIGTVLSLISIGPFIQLCLPVGEKIVNFIVDGKSEQLEEVTA
- a CDS encoding potassium channel family protein yields the protein MGKLVMIIATLIIILIVAIRNIYYKKILKGFKILIIEITHYYLGLFKDITRTSIGSILQTALLILAQIFMSFNVISAVSIYINFSSNNLINLIIKIIIIIAMIFMLYLAVGYVLLSSSMIFKLLSKVEDSNIKYDLLISYFVLNTYFTVLIVFPKQFEECYFIGLIGVAICYMMNLRVLIKIIKNPEHINIHLEKYRNFKSTTTLAILILIMMILNLFLAVCFINSADINSYTGNPNNFDLFYYTIITFTTIGYGDIVPVTVLAKIMSIIISTTSVVCITIFLSSVLSFNSEKNK
- a CDS encoding STAS domain-containing protein — its product is MEVSIKDVNHKKYIELKGKLDSNSSNEVTEKILDVIKDESDITIDMSKCSYVSSAGLRTLLTIGKSIKMKSGHMNIVNLVEEVKEVMEMTGFSNIFKGFEH
- a CDS encoding IS1182-like element ISClbu1 family transposase translates to MNTNNIIPMHQIGFPINIENIISDSDSVRVLYDVMEGLDYSELNRTYSTIGRNPALLPKTMFAIIVYGYMEGIYSSRALEKACKRDINFKWLLQGQLPPGHNSIDRFRRERLAGCIENLFNQLVKKLRELNEIQFKNIFIDGTKIEASANRYTFVWKKSIDKFEDRLQKKIKESLIKMNHDLNLCLIITNAKISVQDANYILDSIRIMIEANNIEFVYGKGKRKSKFQRYTEQLNEFIEKQNKYNEYNSIFNGRNSFSKTDHDATFMHMKEDHMKNGQLKPAYNIQIGVEGEYIVGVDISSERSDQLTFIPFLDRLEKNLNQKYESVTADAGYESEENYAYLESKKQEAFIKPANYEKSKTKKFKSDISKKENMYYNTDEDYYICASGKKMLLKGTKKKKTKSGYETTVSIYECEDCDGCEYKSKCTKAKGNKQIHVAKNFMRLRTNSLKNITTPKGILLRMNRSIQVEGAFGVIKQDYGFRRFFMRGNIKVRTEFLLMAFGYNVNKLYHKTIQNRNGELLHKQQAS